In a single window of the Elaeis guineensis isolate ETL-2024a chromosome 8, EG11, whole genome shotgun sequence genome:
- the LOC140851170 gene encoding uncharacterized protein, translating into MEDLEKLMVRMMESRIASSEFSKITLKTNPVKLDGPESHNLEEFISGTAKRPEGDVIAVRQWNSNNSRVVAWLLASMVPSVAHTVEALTNTYELWQAVVTTYSYKEYVGELKRLWNDFDFYSPFTPTHPDDVDVFRKWIERQCLVDFLDGLNPEFEYRRSSILSTQEWPTLDEAISLVLSEKTRLATMSSSMNTAIRSALVVQPTTLESSSPINSTQETQPRPRGVKICDHCHKSGHIKAYCYELHGRPTRDRGRGGGRSGRGRGQYNQAHFSSMEDLSVEEMQLLEKFRSGVNISESSTSTEDSSNQPTSSLYQDNFTQISSDDQIHALNCSNFSPWVVDSGASNHMTGSFRDFVSYIPYSGRDKVRLADSSFTPISGKESIKCTSELSLSSVLHVSRFSINLLSISAITNDLDCAVTFFKAHCVFQEPRIGRKFGTGIMRNGLYYLEGGVSGGYSETSLTVSSSQKEDLLLQHRRLGHLSFTLLACMFLTIFESYNKEKLVCDACELAKHTRSAYPGSGLRSKAMFEFLWGEAVLTAAYLINRMPLRTLDYKTPLECLQGTNSFIIPPKVFGCVCFVRDHRPSVGKLDARALKCIFVGYSSTQKGYKCWCPNEQKLFISMDVIFRESEPFYISSVSSSSPVTSETGREGEFSGGSPITVDVGTNGGYDTRGEFIINGGSDTQEEFISINASSDTQEEASKIASKTLSQPATQPATSVSSNSSPLSETIMHSPVSRSSSPVLTVSSSTTNGNSSVPPIHFTLDNDDLMFLLLYVNILVMLSFIASLSSVSIPKNWKVAKEDPKWKAAMLEEMRALEKNNTWELVSLPADKQTMRCKWIFTVKQTPEGDDSEEIAHLKAQLAQAFEVKDFGYL; encoded by the exons ATGGAGGATTTAGAAAAGTTAATGGTTAGGATGATGGAATCTCGTATTGCGAGTAGTGAGTTTTCAAAGATCACCCTAAAAACTAACCCGGTCAAATTGGATGGGCCGG AGTCTCACAATCTTGAGGAGTTTATAAGTGGTACTGCAAAAAGGCCAGAAGGAGATGTGATAGCTGTTAGACAGTGGAACTCTAATAATTCTCGTGTGGTAGCATGGCTCCTTGCCTCTATGGTACCAAGTGTTGCTCATACGGTTGAGGCACTGACGAATACTTATGAGTTATGGCAGGCTGTAGTCACAACTTATTCCTATAAAG AGTATGTTGGAGAATTAAAAAGGTTGTGGaacgattttgatttttatagtccCTTTACCCCTACTCATCCTGATGATGTTGATGTGTTCCGCAAATGGATAGAGCGTCAGTGCCTTGTGGATTTTTTGGATGGACTAAACCCAGAGTTTGAGTATCGACGCTCTTCTATTCTTAGTACACAGGAATGGCCAACTCTTGATGAAGCTATTTCCTTGGTTCTTAGTGAAAAAACTCGATTAGCCACTATGTCTTCTTCTATGAACACAGCTATACGATCTGCACTTGTGGTACAGCCAACTACTCTTGAAAGCTCTTCTCCTATCAATTCTACTCAAGAAACTCAGCCTCGACCTCGTGGGGTTAAGATTTGTGACCACTGTCATAAGTCGGGCCACATCAAAGCTTACTGCTATGAGCTGCATGGTCGTCCAACTAGAGACCGTGGTCGTGGAGGTGGTCGTTCTGGTAGAGGCCGAGGTCAGTATAATCAGGCTCATTTTTCTTCTATGGAGGATTTATCAGTCGAAGAAATGCAACTTTtggaaaaatttagatctggTGTAAATATTTCTGAAAGCAGCACTTCCACAGAAGATTCTTCAAACCAACCAACCAGTTCTCTCTATCAGGATAATTTTACCCAAATAAGTAGCGATGATCAAATTCATGCTCTTAACTGTAGTAATTTTTCTCCATGGGTAGTTGACTCTGGAGCATCCAATCATATGACTGGATCCTTTAGAGATTTTGTGTCTTATATTCCCTATTCTGGTCGTGATAAAGTTCGTCTTGCTGATAGCTCTTTTACCCCTATTTCTGGAAAAGAATCTATTAAATGCACTTCCGAATTATCCTTATCATCTGTTCTACATGTCTCTAgattttctatcaatcttctaTCCATTAGTGCTATTACGAATGATCTTGATTGTGCCGTAACTTTTTTCAAAGCACATTGTGTCTTTCAGGAGCCAAGGATAGGAAGGAAATTTGGGACTGGCATAATGCGTAATGGGCTCTACTATTTGGAGGGAGGAGTATCCGGAGGCTACTCAGAAACCAGTTTGACAGTTTCATCCTCACAAAAGGAAGATCTGTTACTCCAACACCGCAGGCTTGGTCATCTTTCATTTACTCTCTTAGCTTGTATGTTTCTAActatttttgaatcatataataaagagaaGCTTGTATGTGATGCCTGTGAACTAGCTAAACACACTAGAAGTGCTTATCCAGGCTCAGGCCTGCGTAGTAAAGCAATGTTTGAG TTCTTATGGGGAGAGGCAGTGTTAACTGCAGCGTATCTAATTAACCGAATGCCACTTCGAACTTTGGACTATAAGACACCTCTTGAATGCCTGCAAGGAACTAATTCTTTCATAATTCCCCCCAAGGTATTTGGCTGTGTTTGTTTTGTTCGGGATCATCGACCTTCGGTTGGCAAGCTTGACGCTCGTGCCCTCAAGTGCATTTTTGTTGGTTATTCCTCTACTCAAAAAGGATACAAATGTTGGTGTCCGAATGAGCAAAAGTTGTTTATCAGCATGGATGTAATATTTCGGGAGTCTGAGCCATTCTATATATCTTCTGTGTCTTCTTCCTCTCCCGTCACCTCTGAAACTGGTCGAGAGGGGGAGTTCTCTGGAGGGAGTCCTATTACTGTGGATGTTGGTACAAATGGTGGATATGATACTCGGGGAGAGTTTATTATAAATGGTGGATCTGATACTCAGGAAGAGTTTATTTCTATTAATGCTAGTTCTGACACTCAAGAAGAAGCATCTAAAATTGCATCTAAGACTCTCTCACAGCCTGCTACACAGCCTGCTACTTCAGTTTCATCTAATTCATCTCCTCTCTCAGAGACTATTATGCATTCTCCAGTCTCTAGATCTTCCTCTCCTGTCCTGACGGTTTCATCTTCTACGACGAATGGTAATTCTTCTGTACCTCCCATTCATTTTACATTAGATAATGATGATCTAATGTTCCTATTGCTTTACGTAAACATACTCGTCATGCTG AGTTTTATAGCTTCTTTGTCCTCTGTCTCCATACCCAAGAACTGGAAGGTTGCTAAGGAAGACCCCAAGTGGAAAGCCGCTATGCTTGAGGAAATGCGAgcactagaaaaaaataatacatgggAACTTGTATCTTTACCAGCTGATAAACAAACTatgagatgcaaatggatttttaCAGTTAAGCAGACACCTGAGG GAGATGATTCTGAGGAGATAGCTCATTTGAAGGCTCAGCTGGCACAGGCATTTGAGGTGAAGGATTTTGGATATCTTTGA